The following are encoded together in the Anoplopoma fimbria isolate UVic2021 breed Golden Eagle Sablefish chromosome 9, Afim_UVic_2022, whole genome shotgun sequence genome:
- the LOC129095277 gene encoding pericentriolar material 1 protein-like isoform X4: protein MATGGTPFDDSAEELHNWTVTNGSLEDRLNNLDWGVQQKKANRSSEKNKKKLSATVVESRLTNDISPESTPGAGRRRARTPHSFPHIKYTTQMSVPDQTELDKLRQRINFTDLDERSIGSDSQGRATAANNQRQLAGENKKPYNFLPLHVNTNKSKELLPPSSSAPATPAITKETKKQSPGLRDMLTPVVPTKDTPRPSRGGTERGPLAHREYGGGQPRIDSSQVVSKLVQIREYISKASSMRDDLVEKNDVPANVERLSHLIDHLKEQERSYLRFLQKMLTREDDDDDVGTLDSAVGSGSLAESTSLNIEVRSSDASNATGDRPETVRADQKEELENLRKQHELLKKMLEQQEQLRALQGRQEALMAMQDSAEHALAVIEDTVVTETTGSVSGLSITSELNDELNDLIQRFHNQLHDSQTKAVPDNRRQAESLSLSREVCWSRAPHAVGPPQHRPLLHSASGPHTGLDTGATAASAKLTKLQELQDKKQTMDKILQELHSLRDQTLNNNSCRGLSTQLSRSMGGSSECPSALCSNGASASTPFHPSRTQHQNSSNSTDKLRKLKEVHKRLNELRELVQYYEQTSDMMVDAVNENVKEEDDEEEEEEDETEDGSMFEAMFDSEQENRQPVTNIRNPQRIGNWTDLNSLTNRRSVRSSATNNRDGRLNTECEINNRSAANLRSLNIPSAIECQYNRDTPYNRVKDDDEDGDGLDNDEGPQAVAADSEASGSSRRSSLGNNGDFTQKVHRHTAKQKLRQLQELVAMVQSDDTDGTTANDDEALHQQPNNTRATVAGASGARSKLTLSSKAREKLYEEKLRQQKQELKQLHEERQRLIEIQGKIQDLQWACPDLQSSVSSTVSQQGLLRKVPVAVSTPATVLASSSSGPQTNSAALKPTAPEAASSSVTDNEQLWSEMRRHQILREELRQRRKHLESLMAEHQRRSGLSDSPRRMVDSEGLATPSQTVSRDERTMATWGSTPCHLDDDDEDDDGDDDDDDEYQSEMGAEEEEEHDECVESSSDDGIHIYSSSRNQCSNSNRKNQGSNLKPPPAFSCETSGNPNLHNKTKAKEQQQSRSMNQSATSQHGATRRQENLRWASELSFAEGSGQWQEQIGQLQRQLDFSTSMCHTLMQDQQTLSYMLQTLLTGQYSALPNNLSSPQVHLVMHQLNQCYTQLAWQQNNVQRLKQVLNDLLRQQQQNQQASSSAAGWSTQKPGSSQESSSGTSASPGVFCPFSSTLHPSTNNMSTAALSPFPPGFNLFPLFPSTMGEFPQGAAGQATADHPKQQLDPNTSIKTEYMSFPPPLQRSPLTTTTTTTDRGPSGWLKTSYANNTVQHHRSQTEPKESPSSSPTFASRHPRPQEFDRASQESFSSMPDPVDPTTITKTFKAGRKASAQANLASRSKTPNSKSRRRRSKGHNKNSEGHESDSVSSTADFVQKRAALSHQKDQNKSLLDKLTQEKLDSKTKLGNKRNDISSAYAWRTPFLSNRIACTEAPDASSEFSLFEALRETIYSEVATLISQNESRPHFLIELFHELQLLNTDYLRQRALYSLQDIVTRHLAEKSAAEDQLPRLGPVVWAAGSQSELTPSESLATSDAEVVEKNLRLSQDTMKRRDDAESVGNDSTMSTSSNLEPFANDDLGGAAGDVHCPQIDTQQLDRQIKAIMTEVIPFLKENMDEVCSLQLLTSVRRMVLTLTQQNDESKEFVRFFHRQLGGILQDSLSKFVGRTLKDCGEDLLVEISEILFNELAFFRLMQDLDNSSSIALAAKNKNKKKTQQPSRAKPGLKENTVAGGVKSTSPAYTDEDKDQDEAEQEGNLQELYMHTEMKNNRSSEASEVEEEEEDEENGQGIPLSISLSKAETQALTNYGSGEDENDEEEMEEFEAGPVDVQTSLQASADGQVEQEGTTHSETWATKAEQRSSDFDDVEINKSVGTMDSPVEHPDMAECQSPEEESNVGAAAASEGNSHEVSHDQDVLKESNTTSSPDTDSPVMINVDEMGSGNTSQKSDEEDFVKVEDLPLQLTVMCEEELQMRIVEEQQNNNLSVEILNGNAESLTGLVGNAQALKEPDTVGAQSV, encoded by the exons ATGGCAACCGGAGGCACTCCTTTTGATGACAGTGCAGAGGAGCTGCACAACTGGACTGTAACCAATGGTAGTCTTGAGGATAGACTCAACAACCTG GACTGGGGTGTTCAGCAGAAGAAAGCCAACCGATCATCagaaaagaacaagaagaagctGTCAGCTACAGTGGTGGAGAGCCGGCTGACTAATGATATTTCGCCAGAGTCCACCCCTGGGGCCGGTCGTAGGAGAGCACGCACTCCTCATTCTTTTCCCCACATAAAATACACCACCCAGATGTCTGTCCCAGACCAGACCGAGCTGGACAAGCTGCGTCAGAGAATAAATTTCACAGACTTGGATGAG AGGAGCATTGGCAGTGACTCCCAGGGGCGTGCCACAGCTGCCAACAACCAGCGGCAGTTAGCTGGAGAGAACAAGAAGCCCTACAACTTCCTACCTCTGCATGTAAACACTAACAAAAGCAAGGAGCTGctccctccgtcctcctctGCCCCGGCCACCCCAGCTATCACCAAGGAAACTAAGAAGCAGAGCCCAGGACTCAGGGATATGTTAACCCCTGTGGTTCCTACCAAGGACACTCCGAGGCCAAGCCGTGGTGGCACTGAGAGAGGACCCTTAGCGCACAGAGAATATGGCGGAGGACAACCAAGAATAGACAGCAGCCAG GTGGTGAGCAAGCTGGTCCAGATCCGGGAGTACATCAGTAAGGCCAGCTCCATGCGCGACGACCTGGTGGAGAAGAATGACGTGCCGGCCAATGTGGAGCGTCTCTCCCATCTCATTGACCACCTCAAGGAGCAAGAGAGGTCCTATTTACGgttcctgcagaaaatgctg ACGCGGgaggatgacgatgatgatgtgGGGACCCTAGACTCTGCAGTGGGCTCAGGTTCCCTGGCTGAGAGCACTTCTCTTAACATTGAGGTCCGTTCCTCAGATGCCTCAAATGCAACG GGCGATAGGCCAGAAACGGTACGAGCTGACCAGAAGGAAGAGCTGGAGAATCTGCGTAAGCAGCACGAACTGCTGAAGAAGAtgctggagcagcaggagcagctccGAGCCCTGCAGGGCAGACAGGAAGCACTAATGGCCATGCAGGACAGTGCCGAGCATGCACTTGCTGTGATTGAAGACACTG tTGTCACAGAAACCACCGGCAGTGTTTCAGGCCTGAGCATCACATCAGAACTGAATGATGAGTTGAACGATTTGATCCAGCGGTTCCACAACCAGCTACACGATTCTCAG ACTAAAGCAGTGCCAGACAACCGTCGCCAGGCAGAGAGCCTTTCCCTCTCTAGAGAAGTGTGCTGGTCTAGGGCTCCCCATGCTGTTGGTCCACCTCAACACAGgcctctcctccactctgcaTCTGGTCCCCACACTGGTCTAGACACGGGGGCAACAGCTGCCAGTGCCAAACTCACTAAGCTCCAAGAGCTCCAAGACAAGAAGCAAACCATGGACAAGATCCTGCAGGAGCTGCATTCACTCAGAGACCAGACACTTAACAACAACTCAT GTCGAGGCTTGTCAACACAGTTAAGTCGGAGTATGGGAGGTTCTTCAGAATGTccatctgctctctgctctAACGGGGCCTCAGCTTCCACTCCCTTTCATCCTTCACGCACACAACACCAGAACAGCTCCAATTCCACAGACAAGCTCAG GAAGCTAAAGGAGGTCCACAAGCGTTTGAATGAGCTGCGGGAGTTGGTTCAGTACTACGAGCAGACCTCTGACATGATGGTGGATGCGGTCAATGAGAATGTGAAAGAGGAGGatgacgaggaagaggaggaggaagatgagacAGAGGACGGTTCAATGTTTGAGGCCATGTTTGACTCTGAGCAGGAGAACCGACAGCCTGTTACTAAcatcag AAACCCACAGCGCATTGGGAACTGGACCGACCTGAACAGCCTGACCAACAGGCGCAGTGTCCGGAGCAGTGCCACTAACAACCGTGATGGAAGACTCAACACTGAGTGTGAGATCAACAACCGGTCAGCAGCCAACCTCCGCAGCCTCAACATCCCCTCAGCCATAG AATGCCAGTACAATAGGGACACCCCTTATAATCGGGTgaaggatgatgatgaggatggcGATGGCCTCGATAATGATGAAGGGCCACAGGCTGTGGCTGCAGACAGTGAGGCATCGGGATCCAGTCGAAGAAGCAGTCTGGGAAACAATGGCGATTTTACACAGAAGGTTCATCGGCACACAGCGAAGCAGAAACTCCGGCAGCTTCAGGAGCTGGTGGCCATGGTTCAG AGTGATGACACTGATGGAACAACAGCTAATGATGATGAAGCTTTACACCAACAGCCAAATAATACCAGAGCTACGGTGGCTGGGGCGTCTGGGGCCCGATCTAAACTCACACTCTCCAGCAAGGCCAG GGAGAAGCTGTATGAGGAGAAGCTCCGTCAGCAGAAGCAGGAGCTTAAGCAGCTCCATGAAGAGCGCCAGAGGCTCATTGAAATCCAAGGCAAGATCCAGGACCTGCAGTGGGCCTGCCCCGACCTCCAG TCATCTGTGTCCAGCACAGTGAGTCAGCAGGGCTTGCTGAGGAAGGTTCCAGTTGCAGTTTCAACTCCGGCCACTGTCCtggcttcctcctcctctggaccCCAAACTAACTCAGCAGCGTTAAAACCCACTGCTCCGGAAGCAGCTTCTTCTTCAGTCACTGACAATGAG CAGCTATGGTCTGAGATGCGTCGCCACCAGATCTTGCGGGAAGAACTGCGACAGCGCAGAAAGCACTTGGAGTCCCTGATGGCCGAACATCAGAGGCGTAGTGGTCTCAGTGACTCTCCTAGGCGGATGGTAGACTCAGAAGGCCTTGCTACACCTTCACAGACTGTCAGTAGGGATGAAAG GACAATGGCTACCTGGGGTTCCACTCCCTGCCAccttgatgatgatgatgaagatgatgatggagatgatgatgatgatgatgaatatcAATCCGAGATGggtgcagaggaggaagaggagcatgATGAATGTGTAGAAAGCAGCTCTGATGACGGCATCCACATCTACTCCTCCAGCAGGAACCAGTGCTCCAACAGCAACAGGAAGAACCAAGGAAG caacctGAAGCCTCCCCCAGCCTTCTCATGTGAAACTAGTGGGAATCCAAATCTTCATAACAAGACTAAGGCCAAGGAGCAACAGCAGTCCAGAAGTATGAACCAGTCTGCGACGAGCCAGCATGGAGCTACACGGCGACAAGAGAACCTGCGCTGGGCCTCCGAGCTCTCCTTCGCCGAGGGCTCGGGTCAGTGGCAGGAACAGATCGGCCAGCTGCAGAGGCAGCTGGACTTCAGCACCAGCATGTGTCACACACTCATGCAGGACCAGCAG ACACTCTCTTATATGTTGCAAACCCTGCTGACGGGTCAGTACAGTGCGTTACCCAACAACTTGTCATCACCACAGGTCCACCTGGTCATGCACCAGCTCAACCAGTGTTACACCCAGCTGGCTTGGCAGCAAAACAATGTACAAAG GCTAAAGCAGGTCCTTAATGACCTCCTTCGCCAGCAACAGCAGAATCAGCAGGCTTCCTCTTCAGCAGCAGGTTGGTCGACACAGAAGCCTGGCTCATCCCAGGAATCCAGCTCTGGCACCTCGGCCTCCCCTGGAGTCTTCTGCCCCTTCTCCTCTACCCTGCATCCTTCAACAAACAACATGTCAACTGCTGCCTTATCCCCATTCCCTCCTG GCTTTAATTTATTTCCACTCTTCCCTTCTACCATGGGCGAGTTCCCCCAGGGTGCAGCAGGTCAGGCAACCGCTGACCACCCGAAGCAGCAGTTAGACCCCAACACATCAATTAAAACAGAGTACATGAGTTTCCCTCCTCCACTGCAACGCTCTCctctcaccaccaccaccaccaccacagatAGAGG ACCTTCTGGCTGGCTCAAAACCTCCTATGCGAACAACACCGTCCAGCATCACCGATCCCAAACGGAGCCCAAAgagtctccctcctcctcccccacttTTGCCAGCCGCCACCCCAGACCACAAGAATTTGACAGGGCATCACAGGAAAGCTTCAGCAGCATGCCGGATCCTGTTGAtcccaccaccatcaccaaGACTTTTAAGGCCGGGCGCAAGGCCTCTGCACAAGCCAACCTGGCCTCACGAAGCAAGACGCCCAATTCTAAGagtcggaggaggaggagcaaagGGCACAACAAGAACAGTGAAG gCCATGAGAGTGACAGCGTTAGCAGCACTGCAGACTTTGTCCAGAAGAGGGCAGCCCTGTCCCACCAGAAGGATCAGAATAAGAGTCTGTTGGACAAGCTGACCCAAGAGAAACTTGACAGCAAAACTAAGCTTGGAAACAAACGCAATGACATCTCTTCTG CCTATGCTTGGAGAACACCCTTCCTCTCTAACAGAATTGCATGCACAGAAGCACCAG ATGCAAGCAGCGAGTTCTCACTGTTCGAGGCACTAAGGGAGACCATCTACTCTGAGGTGGCTACTTTGATATCCCAGAATGAGTCCCGCCCCCACTTTCTCATTGAGCTCTTCCATGAGCTGCAATTGCTCAACACAGACTACTTACGGCAAAGGGCCCTGTATTCCCTCCAG GATATAGTGACCAGACACCTGGCAGAGAAGAGTGCAGCTGAGGACCAGTTGCCCCGTCTTGGTCCGGTGGTGTGGGCTGCAGGCTCTCAGTCTGAGCTCACACCCAGTGAGAGTTTGGCAACCAGTGATGCA GAAGTGGTGGAGAAAAACTTGAGGCTCTCACAGGACACAATGAAGAGGAGGGATGATGCCGAATCTGTTGGCAATGACAGCACCATGTCGACCTCCTCCAACCTGGAACCGTTTGCTAACGATGACCTGG gaggagcagctggtgaTGTGCACTGTCCTCAGATTGACACCCAGCAGTTGGACCGTCAGATCAAAGCCATCATGACAGAAGTCATTCCTTTCCTGAAG gAGAACATGGATGAAGTGTGCTCCCTCCAGCTGTTGACATCTGTGCGGCGCATGGTCCTCACTCTCACCCAACAGAATGATGAAAGCAAGGAGTTTGTCCGCTTTTTCCACAGACAGCTGGGAGGCATACTGCAG GACTCTCTTAGTAAATTTGTGGGCCGTACTCTGAAGGACTGCGGGGAGGATCTTCTGGTGGAGATCTCAGAGATCCTCTTCAACGAACTCGCCTTCTTTAGGCTCATGCAGGATTTggacaacagcagcagcattgcCTTggcagccaaaaacaaaaataagaagaagaCGCAGCAACCCAGTAGAGCAAAGCCAGGTctcaag GAAAACACAGTAGCTGGTGGCGTTAAATCAACTTCTCCAGCCTACACGGATGAAGACAAG GACCAAGATGAGGCTGAGCAGGAAGGTAACCTCCAGGAGCTCTACATGCACACAGAGATGAAGAACAACAGGAGCAGTGAAGCTTCagaggtggaagaggaagaggaggatgaagagaatgGACAGGGAATCCCTCTGTCAATCA GTCTGTCTAAAGCAGAGACTCAGGCATTGACAAACTACGGCAGTGGAGAGGATGAGAATGATGAGGAGGAAATGGAGGAGTTTGAAGCTGGACCTGTTGATGTCCAAACATCCTTGCAGGCTTCTGCCGATGGACAAGTGGAGCAGGAG GGGACGACACACAGCGAAACCTGGGCAACCAAAGCTGAACAGAGGAGTTCAGATTTTGATGATGTTG AAATCAACAAGTCAGTTGGGACAATGGACTCCCCAGTAGAACACCCTGACATGGCGGAGTGCCAGAGTCCTGAAGAGGAGAGTAACGTTGGGGCAGCTGCTGCATCAGAAGGAAACTCCCATGAAGTCTCTCATGATCAGGATGTCCTCAAAGAGTCAAACACCACTAGCAGCCCTGACACAGACTCTCCAGTCATGATCAACGTAGAT GAGATGGGCTCAGGTAACACCAGTCAGAAATCTGATGAGGAAGACTTTGTTAAGGTGGAAGATTTGCCGTTGCAGCTTACAGTCATGTGTGAG GAGGAACTACAGATGAGAAtagtggaggagcagcagaaTAACAACCTGTCTGTAGAGATCCTCAATGGAAACGCTGAATCGCTGACTGGGCTGGTGGGAAATGCACAAGCACTGAAAGAACCAG acaCTGTCGGTGCCCAGAGTGTGTAA